A section of the Leptospira kobayashii genome encodes:
- the lon gene encoding endopeptidase La, with product MDQNDSWESATKLVRIEDALPKQIFLLPIKVRPVFPGIITPLIVPPGRFIASIEETTKTAGFIGLILLKKDESDEDSENNIYQVGIIARILKKINLPDGSINILVNTIQRFQIQSIHSKKPFLIANVTYPPEEFGTSKNNIKALMRTLLVLTKELAQNNPLFTEDMKLTMINVNEPGKMSDFVCSILNLEKEEYQTVIEATSLGDRLEKVLLFLKKEIELVILQRKIQDQINDKIDSQQRQFFLREQLKAIQQELGIGEDKAEIKYDQLVERLKAIPVSEEVIREVGREVEKAKNTDPIGSDYNVVRNYLDLVEALPWEDPKPKEVNLASARKILNRDHHKLEDVKERILEFLAVRKLNPKGRGTILCLVGPPGVGKTSIAKSVAEALGRKFYRFSMGGVRDEAEIKGHRRTYIGAMPGKILTALKITGERDPVILLDEIDKMSQGFQGDPQASLLEVLDPEQNATFRDHYLDLPFDLSQVFFIATANTFEPIPRVLLDRMEVIQLSGYITEEKVQIFQKYLWNKIFTKNGLLAKNFSIQKNTLITLINSYSRESGLRGLEKTFDKLVRKLALKHVLKEKYSKEIREKDLIELLGAPPFVDDRMTKPKQPGTALGLAWTSAGGSTLLIEAVFVPGKGGILLTGQMGKMMEESANIALSFIKNYSGLESKFENKTIHLHVPDGATPKDGPSAGITMASALYSLVLGQTIAPGFGMTGELTLTGEVLAIGGLREKIVAAKRVGVKKIIFPRDNESSFKEIPDYVKKGVKFFPVSHFDEVSSLVFPKKKKSK from the coding sequence TTGGATCAAAACGACTCTTGGGAAAGTGCGACCAAACTCGTAAGAATTGAAGACGCTCTTCCGAAACAAATTTTCCTTTTGCCTATCAAGGTAAGGCCCGTATTTCCAGGCATCATTACTCCGTTGATTGTTCCTCCGGGAAGATTTATCGCTTCAATTGAAGAAACAACAAAGACCGCCGGATTCATCGGTTTGATTCTTTTGAAAAAAGACGAATCGGATGAGGATTCGGAGAATAACATCTATCAGGTGGGAATCATCGCCCGCATACTGAAAAAAATCAATCTTCCCGACGGAAGCATTAATATATTGGTAAACACGATCCAACGTTTCCAAATTCAAAGCATTCATTCTAAAAAACCGTTTTTGATAGCAAATGTAACTTATCCTCCCGAGGAGTTCGGAACCTCCAAAAACAATATCAAGGCATTGATGAGAACACTACTTGTTCTTACGAAGGAATTGGCGCAAAACAATCCTTTGTTTACCGAAGACATGAAACTCACAATGATCAATGTGAACGAACCGGGCAAAATGTCCGATTTCGTCTGTTCCATACTCAATTTGGAAAAAGAAGAATACCAAACTGTCATCGAAGCGACTTCACTAGGTGATCGTTTGGAAAAGGTTTTGCTTTTTCTTAAAAAAGAGATAGAGCTTGTCATATTACAAAGAAAAATCCAAGATCAGATCAATGACAAGATAGATAGTCAACAAAGACAGTTTTTTCTGAGAGAGCAACTCAAAGCCATCCAACAAGAGTTAGGGATCGGAGAGGACAAGGCCGAAATCAAATACGACCAATTGGTCGAAAGATTGAAAGCCATTCCTGTTAGCGAAGAAGTGATTCGGGAAGTAGGCAGGGAAGTCGAAAAAGCGAAAAACACCGATCCTATAGGAAGCGATTATAATGTGGTTCGCAATTATCTGGATTTGGTGGAAGCTCTCCCTTGGGAAGATCCGAAACCTAAGGAAGTCAATTTAGCCAGTGCTAGAAAAATTTTAAATAGAGATCATCATAAACTGGAAGATGTCAAGGAAAGGATTTTGGAATTTCTTGCCGTCCGTAAGTTAAATCCGAAAGGGAGAGGAACTATCCTATGTTTGGTGGGACCTCCCGGTGTAGGAAAAACATCCATAGCCAAATCCGTTGCGGAAGCATTGGGCAGAAAGTTTTATCGTTTTTCTATGGGCGGGGTAAGGGACGAAGCGGAAATCAAAGGTCATCGAAGGACTTATATCGGAGCAATGCCGGGTAAAATACTGACTGCTTTGAAGATCACAGGCGAAAGGGATCCGGTGATTCTTTTGGATGAAATAGATAAAATGTCCCAAGGATTTCAAGGGGATCCGCAGGCATCTCTTTTGGAAGTGCTGGATCCGGAACAGAACGCAACATTCAGAGATCATTACCTGGATTTGCCGTTCGATTTGTCCCAAGTATTCTTTATTGCTACAGCTAACACGTTTGAGCCGATACCACGAGTGCTTTTGGATCGTATGGAAGTGATTCAATTATCAGGTTATATTACCGAAGAAAAAGTTCAGATCTTTCAAAAATATCTTTGGAACAAGATCTTCACAAAAAACGGATTACTTGCTAAAAATTTTTCCATTCAAAAAAACACTCTCATCACATTGATCAATTCCTATTCCAGGGAATCAGGCCTTCGGGGATTGGAAAAAACTTTCGATAAATTGGTAAGAAAGCTCGCACTAAAACACGTGCTAAAGGAAAAATATTCCAAAGAAATCAGAGAGAAGGATTTGATTGAGTTATTAGGCGCCCCTCCTTTCGTCGATGATCGAATGACCAAACCGAAACAACCGGGAACTGCTCTCGGTTTGGCTTGGACAAGTGCAGGCGGATCTACTCTTCTCATCGAAGCTGTTTTTGTTCCCGGAAAAGGAGGAATTCTTTTGACTGGGCAGATGGGGAAGATGATGGAAGAGTCGGCAAATATCGCACTTTCTTTTATTAAAAACTATTCGGGACTTGAATCCAAGTTTGAAAACAAAACCATCCATTTGCATGTTCCGGACGGAGCGACACCCAAAGACGGACCGAGTGCGGGTATAACGATGGCATCCGCACTTTATTCACTTGTATTGGGACAGACAATAGCGCCTGGCTTCGGAATGACAGGCGAACTTACGTTAACCGGCGAAGTTCTTGCGATCGGGGGACTACGGGAAAAAATCGTTGCCGCGAAAAGAGTCGGTGTTAAAAAAATCATTTTCCCTCGGGACAATGAAAGTTCTTTCAAGGAAATTCCCGATTATGTGAAAAAGGGAGTTAAGTTTTTTCCTGTTTCTCATTTTGATGAAGTATCGAGTTTAGTTTTCCCAAAAAAGAAAAAGAGCAAATAA